Proteins found in one Solitalea lacus genomic segment:
- a CDS encoding TlpA family protein disulfide reductase has translation MKKFLVYAALLCGLGSSLPAVADEGVKTIIKGDALECTQVNVWIKGSRPILLAEAAVLNGHFAMEADLAKPVFCNLMASDPRFKGGFDVFLNPGDNLSLSVKENKLVFSGNGSQVNQFYFDLTHKYDYNDPQYTLKQVYYNRVNEINASTNVEVVRNREVLLGYTQGEYFDKVFGPYMESKVFGETDAINKVKFDDLDIQLFPGIVNYHNWSKTISELMFAKMDAGKLNVRNINTWVANFAKSIENQKLKEDYIVALLDYAALEGDVFTINEVAKEVMPLVKDPATISKINAALAKAEKAKSNFINALPGTDMSAFTFVRPDGSTAAISDYKGKYIFMDLWSTSCHPCIAEIPFVKKLEHEMQGENIVFVSLSGDNDANLWKQFLTKRNLKGEQLLMKEGMRKNPFFNQVGLTGIPRFLIIDKDGKMVNAKCCQRPSNPLLKVYLKELLSKKL, from the coding sequence ATGAAGAAATTTTTGGTTTATGCCGCTTTACTTTGCGGATTAGGAAGTTCTTTACCTGCTGTAGCAGATGAAGGAGTTAAAACGATAATTAAGGGAGATGCTTTAGAATGTACCCAGGTTAACGTATGGATTAAGGGTTCCAGACCTATCCTTCTGGCAGAGGCTGCTGTTTTAAATGGTCATTTTGCCATGGAGGCTGATTTAGCAAAGCCAGTTTTTTGTAACTTGATGGCTTCTGATCCACGTTTCAAAGGAGGATTTGATGTATTCTTAAATCCGGGCGATAATCTTAGCCTTTCGGTAAAGGAGAATAAACTTGTTTTTAGCGGCAATGGAAGCCAGGTAAACCAGTTTTATTTTGACCTGACACACAAATACGACTATAATGATCCTCAATATACTTTAAAACAGGTTTATTACAACCGTGTAAATGAAATCAATGCTTCAACTAATGTAGAAGTTGTACGTAACCGGGAAGTTTTATTAGGTTATACCCAGGGTGAATATTTTGATAAGGTGTTTGGTCCTTATATGGAATCCAAAGTATTTGGCGAAACAGACGCGATCAATAAGGTTAAATTCGATGATTTGGATATTCAATTATTTCCGGGAATCGTTAACTATCACAACTGGTCTAAAACCATTTCCGAACTTATGTTTGCCAAAATGGATGCCGGTAAATTGAACGTCAGAAACATAAATACCTGGGTTGCCAACTTTGCAAAAAGTATTGAAAACCAAAAATTAAAGGAAGATTATATCGTTGCTTTATTAGATTATGCTGCATTGGAAGGGGATGTTTTTACTATCAATGAAGTAGCTAAAGAAGTGATGCCTTTAGTAAAAGATCCTGCAACTATTTCGAAGATAAATGCCGCCCTTGCAAAGGCTGAAAAAGCGAAAAGTAATTTTATTAACGCATTGCCTGGCACTGATATGAGTGCATTTACCTTCGTGCGTCCTGATGGCAGTACTGCTGCTATTAGTGATTATAAGGGTAAGTATATTTTCATGGATCTCTGGTCCACCTCATGTCACCCATGTATAGCCGAAATTCCTTTCGTTAAAAAACTGGAGCATGAAATGCAAGGCGAAAACATTGTATTCGTTTCTCTCTCAGGTGACAATGATGCCAATTTGTGGAAGCAGTTCTTAACGAAACGTAATCTTAAGGGTGAGCAATTACTCATGAAAGAGGGAATGAGAAAAAATCCGTTTTTCAATCAGGTGGGCTTAACAGGTATTCCTCGCTTTCTGATAATAGACAAAGATGGAAAAATGGTGAATGCTAAATGCTGCCAACGCCCGTCAAATCCACTGCTAAAGGTGTATTTGAAAGAACTATTAAGTAAGAAATTATAA
- a CDS encoding DUF4843 domain-containing protein, protein MKKLLYQLSALLFVGSLISCEKGLMTYEGESTIYFTEAGSMDPRVAIDSTAISFAQVTNTDSVHKVIVSVVGAPVNYDREYKLEIDPSSTAVLGTHFELPTTFVMKKNALKDTIPVRLIRTQDMLNNTFSIIFNLLPNENFKTDMKQRLNSKTNKVVKCITKKLTVTDVLLQPKGMNVNFYGPFSRKKMFLVCQLNSITPLYMETMLTSEALIYAKVTQRYLNEQKALGNIIYEADGVTVMKMAAAAQ, encoded by the coding sequence ATGAAGAAATTATTATATCAACTTAGTGCGTTATTGTTCGTTGGATCATTGATCTCTTGTGAAAAGGGTTTAATGACTTATGAAGGAGAGTCTACTATTTATTTTACTGAAGCTGGTTCAATGGACCCTAGAGTTGCAATTGATTCGACGGCAATATCATTTGCCCAGGTCACAAATACCGACTCTGTTCACAAGGTGATAGTATCAGTGGTGGGTGCTCCGGTTAATTACGATCGGGAGTATAAGCTGGAAATTGACCCAAGTTCAACGGCTGTTTTAGGGACACATTTTGAATTGCCTACAACTTTTGTCATGAAGAAAAATGCCCTTAAGGATACTATTCCTGTTAGATTGATTCGCACTCAGGATATGCTAAATAACACGTTTAGCATCATTTTCAATTTACTACCTAACGAGAACTTTAAGACTGATATGAAACAGCGCTTGAATTCAAAAACTAATAAAGTAGTGAAATGTATAACTAAAAAGCTTACGGTTACTGATGTGCTGCTGCAGCCAAAGGGTATGAATGTTAATTTTTATGGTCCATTCTCCAGAAAAAAAATGTTTTTGGTCTGTCAACTTAACAGTATAACTCCACTATACATGGAGACAATGTTAACTTCGGAAGCCCTGATTTATGCTAAAGTTACTCAACGCTACCTGAATGAGCAAAAAGCCTTGGGTAATATTATTTATGAAGCGGATGGTGTAACGGTAATGAAGATGGCGGCAGCCGCTCAGTAA
- a CDS encoding trypsin-like peptidase domain-containing protein has translation MKKLLAFLICLQIFKPTFAQNNSFNSEQMQAEVKQGIKQAYNASVRIIAYNTESQKGVGGHFSGVVVDRKGHILTAGHAITPNAIYLVTFTDGRQVRAKGLGVINSNSVDAAMLVITDKGKWPSANMGWSSILENNVPCLSIACPSSLGFNNPTVRFGYIYNKLHENGYIQSTCLMEPGDSGGPLFDLNGRVIGIHSRIRDAQADNFETPIDVFRKYWTALQFPEIHTAFIPEDKFSPDKKAELKPVPEMVELISSFKTQDSEFQKTVFAVKDSVLKASILSTLVNLKGLVSESDLKGKSFFISKSSEISEHPLIEVVSGKFVSAKVISRDEKNDLVLLGVSMEIKGGVDLQPINADSVSFPEFGNFLISPRPQKDGIMSVLGNRFLAIPKSPAAFLGVGVNFNIDTQQIVVTALYSEGTNVKAANVKEGENDIEIGDVLTSINNEPILTVDGLSKELSKYDINQSVSLQYTKKSGSAHTKDIVLKHYYVAPNSSFDHFIEGKSQRRDNFKEALVHDGKLKPADCGGPLYGTNGKFYGINIARFSRTTSLAIPAKVIVQFVKESKIIL, from the coding sequence ATGAAAAAGCTACTTGCATTTTTAATTTGCCTGCAAATTTTTAAACCAACATTTGCTCAAAATAACAGTTTTAATAGCGAGCAAATGCAGGCTGAAGTTAAACAAGGCATTAAACAGGCCTATAATGCATCAGTTCGCATAATTGCGTATAATACCGAATCCCAAAAAGGAGTTGGTGGCCATTTCAGTGGCGTGGTGGTGGATAGGAAGGGACATATTCTTACCGCAGGGCATGCTATAACGCCCAATGCCATTTACCTGGTAACTTTTACTGACGGGCGGCAAGTTAGAGCCAAAGGCTTAGGTGTGATTAACTCCAACTCTGTAGATGCCGCCATGCTGGTCATTACCGATAAAGGAAAGTGGCCATCGGCAAATATGGGATGGTCTTCAATATTGGAAAACAATGTACCCTGCCTTAGTATAGCTTGTCCCAGTAGTTTGGGATTCAATAATCCTACGGTGCGGTTTGGATATATTTATAACAAACTACATGAAAATGGTTATATCCAAAGCACCTGCTTAATGGAGCCTGGAGATTCCGGAGGGCCACTTTTTGACCTGAACGGAAGGGTAATTGGCATACATAGCCGAATCAGGGATGCCCAAGCGGATAATTTCGAAACCCCTATAGATGTTTTCAGAAAATATTGGACAGCATTGCAGTTCCCTGAAATTCATACTGCCTTCATTCCTGAAGATAAGTTTTCACCGGATAAGAAAGCGGAGTTGAAACCTGTTCCTGAAATGGTTGAATTAATTTCAAGCTTTAAAACGCAAGATTCAGAATTTCAGAAAACAGTGTTTGCTGTAAAGGATTCAGTTCTTAAGGCTTCGATTTTGAGTACTCTGGTCAATTTGAAGGGCTTAGTTTCTGAGTCAGATTTAAAGGGGAAAAGTTTCTTCATTAGCAAAAGTTCTGAAATAAGTGAGCATCCGCTGATTGAAGTGGTTTCGGGGAAGTTTGTAAGTGCCAAAGTGATAAGTCGTGATGAAAAGAACGATTTGGTTCTTCTTGGAGTTTCTATGGAAATAAAGGGCGGTGTTGATCTTCAACCAATTAATGCTGATTCAGTTTCTTTTCCGGAGTTTGGCAACTTTTTAATTTCCCCACGACCGCAAAAGGACGGTATAATGAGTGTTCTGGGCAACCGGTTTTTAGCAATACCGAAGTCGCCAGCCGCTTTTTTAGGGGTTGGTGTCAATTTCAATATAGATACCCAACAGATTGTAGTTACGGCGCTTTATTCTGAAGGGACAAACGTTAAGGCTGCAAATGTTAAGGAAGGTGAAAATGATATTGAGATCGGCGATGTGTTAACCAGTATAAATAACGAGCCTATACTAACTGTCGATGGTTTATCAAAGGAATTATCCAAGTATGATATTAATCAATCGGTTTCCCTTCAATACACTAAAAAGTCAGGCAGTGCGCACACCAAGGATATTGTTCTTAAACATTATTACGTAGCGCCTAACAGTTCTTTTGATCACTTTATAGAAGGAAAAAGCCAAAGACGGGATAATTTTAAAGAGGCCTTGGTTCATGATGGCAAATTAAAACCCGCCGATTGCGGAGGGCCTTTATATGGCACCAATGGTAAGTTTTACGGAATCAACATTGCCAGATTCAGCCGTACAACAAGCCTTGCTATTCCGGCTAAAGTAATTGTACAATTTGTTAAAGAGTCTAAAATAATCCTATAG
- a CDS encoding TlpA family protein disulfide reductase, which yields MKKLVMLAFAMLLGSTLFAQMNEIRGTVGSDFYHDQDITLFSIEDGEPVEVAKTNLAKDGSFGFLFTPAYEGFYVIGWAEFKRGKFPIYFKKGDKAEVSIYNKTMQFVGKQTPENTILSSWTQMTESLKNKSLHFADNSTFRDFFPEFTKVATKAEEFRRTINTKNTGFNELMKEVTVYDLDLYALNFLRTPRNEYPKTEDFIPYYNTIVVKDKFNNDHVLLTLYGKRFMDLYADYAVPGRSTLDNKIAAFNSDKVKGAYILRSPLGIKGVKNYAGFQEIVEKFGKYFQSEYQKAAIEKLGSKYYSAETGAKPAADFTYPDQNGKIVSLSDFKGKVVLVDVWATWCGPCKQEIPSLKNLEKELQGKDVVFISVSLDEEKDKQKWKAMLKEKEMDGVQLFASGWSKITKDYKIEAIPRFMVFDKKGNVVTIDAPRPSNPKLKELLLSELSKNPEAVLRAK from the coding sequence ATGAAAAAATTAGTGATGCTAGCCTTTGCCATGTTGCTTGGCAGCACATTGTTTGCCCAAATGAATGAAATTCGGGGAACAGTAGGGTCAGATTTTTATCATGATCAAGACATTACCTTGTTCTCGATTGAGGATGGTGAGCCGGTTGAAGTAGCTAAAACCAATCTGGCGAAGGATGGTTCTTTTGGCTTTTTGTTTACTCCTGCATACGAGGGTTTTTATGTCATTGGATGGGCTGAATTTAAAAGAGGTAAATTTCCGATTTATTTTAAAAAAGGAGATAAAGCCGAGGTTTCAATATATAATAAAACCATGCAGTTTGTGGGTAAGCAAACTCCTGAAAATACCATTCTGTCGTCATGGACTCAAATGACGGAAAGCCTGAAGAATAAATCTCTTCACTTTGCAGACAATAGCACTTTTCGTGATTTCTTTCCGGAGTTTACTAAAGTTGCAACCAAAGCTGAAGAATTCAGAAGGACCATCAATACCAAAAATACCGGTTTCAATGAGTTGATGAAAGAAGTGACGGTTTATGATTTGGATCTTTACGCTCTGAACTTTTTGCGTACCCCGCGTAATGAATATCCCAAAACGGAGGATTTCATTCCATATTACAATACCATTGTTGTTAAAGATAAATTCAACAACGATCATGTGTTGTTAACCCTTTATGGCAAGCGTTTTATGGACCTGTATGCAGACTATGCCGTGCCGGGCCGGTCAACCTTGGATAACAAGATTGCCGCCTTTAATTCCGACAAGGTAAAAGGAGCATATATCTTGAGAAGTCCTTTGGGTATAAAGGGAGTGAAAAATTACGCCGGCTTTCAGGAAATAGTTGAAAAATTTGGCAAATATTTTCAATCTGAATACCAAAAGGCAGCTATTGAAAAGCTTGGTTCAAAATATTACAGTGCCGAAACCGGAGCAAAACCTGCCGCTGATTTCACTTATCCTGATCAAAACGGTAAGATAGTTTCATTGAGCGATTTTAAAGGAAAAGTGGTATTGGTGGATGTTTGGGCAACCTGGTGCGGCCCGTGTAAGCAGGAAATTCCTTCACTTAAAAATCTCGAAAAAGAATTACAGGGAAAGGATGTAGTATTTATTTCGGTTTCATTGGATGAAGAAAAGGATAAGCAAAAATGGAAAGCCATGCTTAAGGAAAAGGAAATGGATGGCGTTCAACTTTTTGCCAGCGGTTGGAGCAAGATAACTAAAGATTATAAAATCGAGGCAATTCCTAGATTCATGGTATTCGACAAAAAGGGAAACGTGGTAACTATTGATGCACCCCGTCCTTCGAATCCGAAATTAAAAGAATTATTGCTTTCAGAATTAAGCAAAAACCCGGAGGCCGTTTTAAGGGCCAAATAG
- a CDS encoding RagB/SusD family nutrient uptake outer membrane protein has translation MKRNYINLLISVAALLGLASCQNFLDVQPEDKMLEQTVFANKQGVNLALNGLYVRIGSNSLYGQNLTLSTVDVMGQRYSLNSQNTAYYPTSIYSYGDAGVKSKMEDIWRTSYSTIMNINSFLQNLDAKPGLLDAKTDSIYRGEAIAMRAMLHFDMLRLFGPMYSTVDSTQISIPFYDKTVSSVARPLLPANEVMKNIVTDLNNAEKLLEKDPVITNGVMSSTSSDFMVNRNYRFNYFAVKALQARVNLYRGDKAIALAAAKVVIQNASKFPWTTLANKNERVNPDRIFSTEMILGTYTDQLYKTQNALFDGASLDNIVILAPSTASLTSVFETDASGLSADYRYDPHWEVPANSSKTFRTFKKYADIEKKLGFRNTIPLLKISEMYYIAAECELDQNQALAYLNTVRNNRGLINLGSTANFKNELLKEYKKEFFGEGQLFYYYKRTNTASIPSGVDGAPAYTMDASKYVVPLPLSESQFH, from the coding sequence ATGAAAAGAAATTATATAAACTTATTAATATCGGTTGCTGCATTACTGGGCCTTGCTTCATGTCAAAATTTTTTAGATGTGCAGCCTGAAGATAAAATGTTGGAACAAACTGTTTTTGCTAATAAACAAGGTGTAAACCTGGCTTTAAATGGGTTGTATGTCAGAATTGGTAGTAATTCCTTGTATGGACAGAACCTTACATTAAGTACTGTGGACGTGATGGGGCAGCGATATAGCCTAAACAGCCAAAATACAGCGTATTATCCAACCTCTATATATAGTTATGGTGACGCTGGTGTGAAGTCTAAAATGGAGGACATATGGAGAACTTCCTACTCTACCATTATGAACATCAATAGCTTTTTACAAAACCTGGATGCTAAACCCGGCCTTTTAGATGCGAAAACGGATTCGATTTATAGAGGTGAGGCAATAGCTATGCGTGCTATGCTTCACTTTGACATGCTGCGCTTATTTGGTCCGATGTACAGCACTGTTGATTCGACACAAATTTCTATCCCATTTTATGATAAAACAGTGTCCTCGGTCGCCAGACCTTTGCTGCCTGCTAATGAGGTAATGAAAAACATTGTAACAGATTTGAACAATGCTGAAAAATTATTAGAGAAAGATCCCGTAATAACCAATGGTGTAATGTCGTCGACTTCTAGTGATTTTATGGTGAATAGAAATTATCGCTTCAATTATTTTGCGGTTAAAGCCTTACAAGCCAGGGTTAATTTATACAGAGGAGATAAAGCGATTGCTTTGGCAGCGGCTAAGGTTGTCATTCAAAACGCTTCAAAATTTCCTTGGACAACACTTGCAAACAAAAATGAAAGAGTAAATCCCGACCGAATTTTCAGTACGGAGATGATATTGGGTACGTATACGGATCAACTCTACAAAACGCAAAATGCTTTGTTTGATGGTGCATCATTGGATAATATCGTAATCCTTGCGCCAAGTACTGCTAGTTTGACAAGTGTGTTTGAGACAGATGCAAGTGGATTATCAGCTGATTATAGATATGATCCGCACTGGGAGGTTCCTGCAAATTCTAGTAAAACTTTTCGAACATTTAAGAAATATGCTGATATAGAGAAAAAGTTAGGTTTTAGGAACACTATTCCGTTGTTAAAGATCTCTGAAATGTACTATATCGCTGCTGAGTGTGAACTTGATCAAAATCAGGCACTGGCTTATTTAAATACTGTAAGGAACAATAGGGGATTAATTAACCTTGGCTCAACTGCTAATTTTAAGAATGAATTATTGAAAGAATATAAAAAGGAGTTTTTTGGAGAGGGTCAGTTGTTCTATTACTATAAAAGAACAAATACAGCCTCTATCCCATCAGGTGTAGATGGTGCTCCAGCATATACAATGGATGCAAGCAAATATGTAGTTCCTCTTCCTCTTTCTGAATCTCAATTTCATTAA
- a CDS encoding PKD-like family lipoprotein, producing the protein MKKRIYSYLIAASIVVASSCKKDIGNYEYHDINKVTFSEFGELGVVNAVYGKPLTIKPEVSYTMDVKGDPSRYSYEWRYVDPADRKIHVLATTKDLEFQGVPLKANSYTFFYRITDKETGVTFDKPFTLTVRNEINEGWMLMTDVNGKAQLDMLSLEVDNTFSTITDLLAKTSSGLTLKGKPLFVYGFNLTTPFVAPGINTGDYALYVGTDQETNRLEPEFFKWSSIYNAENEVYGYNFPENFHYDVIRRAGPNRSYMVSNGDLFCYDRTTNIRYSTPLNFTTSTGTLFKVAPCIAVNESDAFVSCVAFDVVNKRFVKHISPSNGTVSTFTDPPAASKKFSYNIGMDLIYMDYNTSAKEVFAILKNASNQYWLARFTPAGTQSYFDLLPATDFDKAEKIAISPDKGFIFYNVGGKVYKYDVPTKSTTTVFDKGTQKISVLKFHAFHNSTGFIKYKDGNKLIVCSYDPALPADKNGKMEMFNVPTLFTDPLTVDKTYTGFGKVVSLHYRERN; encoded by the coding sequence ATGAAAAAAAGGATATATTCTTATTTAATAGCCGCTTCAATAGTAGTTGCAAGCTCTTGCAAAAAAGATATTGGTAACTATGAATATCATGATATTAATAAGGTTACATTTTCGGAATTTGGCGAATTGGGGGTAGTTAATGCCGTTTATGGAAAGCCATTGACAATTAAACCAGAGGTGTCTTATACGATGGATGTCAAAGGTGATCCTTCACGTTATAGTTATGAATGGAGGTATGTTGATCCTGCCGATAGAAAAATTCATGTATTAGCTACTACCAAAGATCTGGAGTTTCAAGGTGTTCCATTAAAGGCAAATTCTTATACTTTCTTTTATCGAATTACAGATAAAGAAACAGGAGTTACGTTTGATAAACCTTTTACATTAACTGTTAGAAATGAAATTAATGAAGGTTGGATGTTAATGACTGATGTAAATGGTAAGGCGCAGTTAGATATGCTTTCTCTTGAGGTAGACAATACGTTTTCTACCATTACTGACTTATTGGCTAAAACTAGTTCTGGTTTAACATTAAAAGGAAAACCTTTATTTGTGTATGGCTTTAATCTCACAACTCCTTTTGTTGCCCCTGGAATTAACACAGGGGATTATGCTCTTTACGTTGGGACAGATCAGGAAACCAATCGACTTGAACCGGAATTTTTCAAGTGGTCATCTATTTACAATGCTGAAAATGAGGTATATGGATATAATTTCCCTGAAAATTTCCATTATGATGTAATAAGACGTGCAGGGCCTAATCGTTCATATATGGTTTCTAATGGTGATCTTTTTTGTTATGATCGAACAACTAATATTAGATATAGCACACCTCTTAATTTTACAACTTCAACTGGAACGTTATTTAAAGTCGCTCCATGTATAGCAGTAAATGAAAGTGACGCCTTTGTATCTTGTGTTGCATTTGATGTGGTAAATAAACGCTTTGTAAAGCATATAAGCCCTTCAAATGGTACTGTTTCAACATTCACAGATCCACCTGCTGCCAGTAAAAAATTTAGTTATAATATTGGAATGGATCTTATCTACATGGATTATAATACAAGTGCAAAAGAAGTATTTGCGATTTTGAAAAATGCGTCTAATCAGTACTGGCTGGCTCGATTTACTCCAGCTGGAACCCAAAGTTATTTCGATCTGTTGCCAGCTACCGATTTTGATAAAGCAGAAAAAATTGCCATAAGCCCTGACAAAGGTTTTATATTTTATAACGTTGGTGGAAAGGTGTATAAATACGATGTGCCGACAAAAAGCACTACAACTGTGTTTGATAAAGGGACGCAAAAAATATCTGTTTTGAAGTTTCACGCATTTCATAACTCTACTGGATTCATAAAATATAAAGACGGGAATAAGTTAATCGTATGTAGTTATGATCCGGCATTGCCAGCTGACAAAAATGGTAAAATGGAAATGTTCAACGTTCCTACACTGTTTACTGATCCTTTAACTGTGGATAAAACCTATACTGGTTTTGGTAAGGTTGTAAGCTTGCACTACAGAGAGCGCAACTAA
- a CDS encoding TlpA family protein disulfide reductase has protein sequence MKKVLILAALLLSKVSFAQLSEVRGVAKNTNDKAINLYKIEDGDMQLIASTRLSKDGAFGFLIEPEAEGFFVVGNSGKSMPGQFPLYLKKGDKSEIAIDGKRMKFIGKQTPENTVLSSWINLTQEIKVKAVYFAEPPMSTYVDFFPEFTKVASQADGFRKTIKTKNANFNRLMTSVTYFDLDFYALNFRHTPRKVHPKAEDFIPYYKTIKKENYPNDDILSTMYGERFISSYVNEFGGKGTHEAKMNLLVSDHQKGVYILKSRTPYIKSYPGYEEFVQKYDRYLKTSPGLQEEVKALGQKLYMATPGGQARNFSFPDKDGKMVSFSDLKGKVVLVDVWATWCAPCKQELPFLKKLEEELHDKDIAFVSVTMDQEKDKDKWLKMINDMKLGGIQLFGGPQNELLDFYQIATIPRFMVFDREGKIVNLDSPRPSQPELKELLLKELSKQSL, from the coding sequence ATGAAAAAAGTTTTAATACTTGCCGCGCTGTTGCTGTCAAAAGTTTCATTTGCCCAGTTAAGTGAAGTACGCGGGGTGGCAAAAAATACGAATGATAAAGCCATCAACCTCTACAAAATTGAAGACGGTGACATGCAATTGATCGCTAGTACAAGGTTATCTAAAGATGGGGCTTTTGGTTTCTTGATTGAACCGGAGGCGGAAGGTTTCTTTGTGGTAGGTAATAGTGGTAAATCAATGCCAGGTCAGTTTCCGTTGTACCTTAAAAAAGGAGATAAAAGCGAAATTGCTATTGATGGTAAAAGGATGAAGTTTATCGGCAAGCAGACTCCCGAAAATACCGTTCTTTCATCGTGGATCAACCTGACTCAAGAAATAAAGGTAAAAGCAGTTTATTTTGCCGAACCTCCAATGAGTACTTATGTAGACTTTTTCCCTGAATTTACTAAAGTTGCATCCCAGGCGGATGGGTTTAGAAAAACGATTAAAACAAAGAATGCGAATTTTAATCGTTTAATGACCTCCGTAACTTACTTCGATTTGGATTTTTATGCGCTTAACTTTAGACATACGCCACGTAAAGTCCATCCAAAAGCGGAAGATTTTATTCCTTATTACAAAACCATTAAAAAGGAAAACTACCCCAATGATGATATTTTGTCGACCATGTATGGCGAAAGATTCATTTCTTCATATGTGAATGAGTTTGGCGGAAAAGGTACACACGAGGCTAAAATGAATTTACTTGTTTCTGACCATCAAAAAGGCGTGTATATTTTAAAGAGTAGGACCCCATATATAAAGTCTTACCCAGGATACGAGGAATTTGTTCAGAAATACGACCGCTATCTTAAAACATCACCGGGTCTTCAAGAAGAAGTAAAGGCCTTAGGCCAAAAATTATATATGGCAACTCCAGGCGGTCAGGCTAGAAATTTCAGCTTCCCTGATAAAGATGGCAAAATGGTTTCATTTAGCGATTTAAAAGGCAAAGTGGTTTTGGTAGATGTTTGGGCAACCTGGTGTGCACCTTGTAAGCAAGAGCTTCCATTCTTGAAAAAACTGGAAGAGGAGTTGCATGATAAAGACATTGCCTTTGTAAGTGTTACTATGGATCAGGAAAAAGATAAGGACAAATGGTTGAAAATGATTAATGACATGAAATTAGGTGGTATTCAATTGTTCGGCGGCCCTCAAAATGAATTACTGGATTTCTATCAAATCGCTACCATTCCACGTTTTATGGTGTTCGATCGCGAGGGTAAAATCGTTAATTTGGATTCTCCTCGCCCTTCACAACCGGAATTAAAGGAGTTATTGCTCAAAGAACTTTCTAAACAGAGCTTATAA